ATAAGCCTTTGCAATTATTGCAGAATTAGCCATGACAGGCATAGCTGCTTGTACAACAAATACCGAACCCATAAGCTGTGGTATAGGAAACATAGGCAAAATTAGTATTACTAGCAGTGGTGATATTACAAATCTACCTATTAATATCCAAACTATATCCATGCTAAACTTTACAGATTTCAAATTTACGAGGTAAATGGATGCACCAATAAAAAACATGGATAAGGGAGTTGTAAGATTGCCCAAGTATTTACTGGTATCCATAATAAATGCTGGCAATTTAATATTTAATAACAGCAAAACCATTCCAACAAGAAACCCCATTAAAGGTGGAGACAATATCTTTTTGACAAAATCAATTGAAAAAAACTTTAACGCTTTTTTGTTCCCATCTTTAGTAATCTCGTATATACCTAAAGTCCAGAAAAAGGTGGTATTGGCTATGTAATAAAGCAAAACATAAGGCACACTCTTCTCTCCAAATAACGCAAGATTAACTGGAATTCCCATAAATATAGTATTTGAATTAAAAAACATGGACACAAAGAGTCCACGCCTATTATCTTTAACCTTTGCAATTTTAGCAAAAAACTTGGCAATAATAAAACAACAACCTATTGATAAGAAAGGAACTA
This DNA window, taken from Clostridium estertheticum, encodes the following:
- a CDS encoding AEC family transporter, which codes for MNFAADQSVLSIMIMIVIGYFLAYKNLLDEKAINLITTIVVNISLPMMMLNTILSNFTKYKLIADSSGLVVPFLSIGCCFIIAKFFAKIAKVKDNRRGLFVSMFFNSNTIFMGIPVNLALFGEKSVPYVLLYYIANTTFFWTLGIYEITKDGNKKALKFFSIDFVKKILSPPLMGFLVGMVLLLLNIKLPAFIMDTSKYLGNLTTPLSMFFIGASIYLVNLKSVKFSMDIVWILIGRFVISPLLVILILPMFPIPQLMGSVFVVQAAMPVMANSAIIAKAYDSDYNFASLMIAISTIGTLFVIPILMAIL